From Triticum dicoccoides isolate Atlit2015 ecotype Zavitan unplaced genomic scaffold, WEW_v2.0 scaffold186543, whole genome shotgun sequence:
CAAGTGCTGCTGTACAAGAAACTAGTCAATCCTCACATCACATAGCACTCGTCTAGAAATTGTTTGCTCCCCTGCTAGTACTACTTAGCATTGTTCTAGAGGATACACTCGATCTCATCCCTGGTAAACTTGTAGAACTTGGACTTGTGCTTGACCATCACGAGTTTGGATGGCTCGCCGCGGCGCACCACCTCCAAGCCAGAGATGACAGCACCCATCCCCAATCGGTCAACGCCGACGCGGAACTCAAAGATTTTCGCGACGCAGAACTTGCCGCCGCCCAGGTACACCATGCTGCAGTCCATCATCACCCAGTCGTCCGGCAGGCTAAGGTCTCCCCAGCTGTACGCCAGCCCCGGAGCCTCGgcgccggcggcgcggagggagtagAGGTCCATCGCGCACAGGTCGTAGGGCCAGCCGCCGCCGATGCCAAACCAGAGGTTGTCGAGCTCGCTAACACGCTCGGCGCGGCCGACGAACGGCAGCGTCCAGCGTCCAGCCTTGAACCACCTATTGGTGGACGTGTTGAAGCAGTGGGTGCCAACGCCGCTCGTCTTGGCGGACGAGACGACGAGGATGGGGTCGCCTTCGTCGTGGATGAGCGCGTGGCAcccgacggcggaggcggcggcgcgaggcacAGGCGGCGGCGGGAGCTGATGCCACCGCCAGCCTTTCCTGCCGCTGGAGGGGTCGCAATACATGAGGGCCTCGAAGTCAAAGTAGTCGCAGCACCTGCCCATGACGTACAAGGCGTCCGCCCGCCCGGGATCCCGGGGCTCCCTGTCCAGGATGGAGAAGGAGACAGGGTTGGGCCCCTTGGGGGTGCCGAGGCAGGGCATCGAGTGGAGGAGGCCGGCGTCGGTGTCGTACAGGACGGTGCGGCCCTCGGCGTCGACGCAGAGGATCTTGCTGTGCCCGCCGCTGCCGCGCTCGTAGAAAGGCAGGAAATCCAGCCTCTTGTCCTCCTTGGAGACGGAGAGCTCCAGCCTCAGGCTGGGCGCGGGCAtcctggagatggagatggtctccATCTCCCCCGTGCTGGATGCTTGCGCCTCCTTGGTAGATGGGTAGAAGAGCTGCTCCTCGGGCTTGATGCGGCTCACCGCATAGAGGCTGCTGCCCATGCCGTACCTCCGCATCACCACGTTCACCAACTGCCGTGCCTTCATCTGTCCGAATTTGCTCCTCCTCTTCTTTCTTCCGGATCCGGACGAACTAGACAAAAAAGACGGAAAATCAATCAGAACGTGCCACTTAGTTCCCCAAGAACAAGCAACTCCAGGAAACTGGACGAATCGAACGGAAAAGATTAAGCAATACCTGCAGCGggactcgacgaagcggcggcggcggcggcggcgagattggGGAATGGAACGAGACGCTCCTTTCTTCTCCTCTTATATGGTAAACCATGGGCCGATTGGGCCATATTACCAAGCATCAGCCTACGCAAAGCCTTGTCTTCCCTGGACCTTTTGGGTATGTGTTTTGAGTATATATATACAGGAGTGTTGGGGAGTaccttgatgatttgtttgatgaaTATTTTGGGGCTATACTGTTGAAGTATTCTTAGTTAACTTGTATAGTATTGGATTTAGAGAGAGCCCATTTTTTAGGATTAGGTTGAACCTATCATTTGTTAATAAttagttgtgatagattctttaggATAAAATAGGTTGAAAAGAATTGGTGTCGGTAATGTGGTTCGTGATTTATATCTTTGGGATAATTTGTAGTAGTTCTCACACAATTTTGTATATGATGTGGTCATAATTTTAAGCATATATCATAACAAATCCATGTACCTTATTTTGTAGGATGTTTGAGCCGGATAAATATCCCGGCCTTGATGATTATTACGAGGAGAAGCATCGTGCTGTGCTTGTGGAAAGAGGGGAGGTAATTATGTATATACATTGTCGATTCTCATATTGTGAGTAT
This genomic window contains:
- the LOC119344794 gene encoding uncharacterized protein LOC119344794 translates to MKARQLVNVVMRRYGMGSSLYAVSRIKPEEQLFYPSTKEAQASSTGEMETISISRMPAPSLRLELSVSKEDKRLDFLPFYERGSGGHSKILCVDAEGRTVLYDTDAGLLHSMPCLGTPKGPNPVSFSILDREPRDPGRADALYVMGRCCDYFDFEALMYCDPSSGRKGWRWHQLPPPPVPRAAASAVGCHALIHDEGDPILVVSSAKTSGVGTHCFNTSTNRWFKAGRWTLPFVGRAERVSELDNLWFGIGGGWPYDLCAMDLYSLRAAGAEAPGLAYSWGDLSLPDDWVMMDCSMVYLGGGKFCVAKIFEFRVGVDRLGMGAVISGLEVVRRGEPSKLVMVKHKSKFYKFTRDEIECIL